A single genomic interval of Sinorhizobium meliloti harbors:
- a CDS encoding Fic family protein: protein MRRILSYIHNLDGWPRFAWSNDALAGPLAAVRHQQGRLLGRMEARGFDFRAEAVLYTLTEDVVKSSEIEGEFLDKEQVRSSIARRLGLDIGALAPADRHVEGVVEMMLDATQNYEAPLSDERLLAWHGALFPTGRSGMTKIIVGAWRYENSGPMQVVSGPMGRERVHFEAPAAARLPEEMAAFLSWFNGQASHDPVLKAAIAHLWFVTIHPFEDGNGRIARAIADMALARSEGTSQRFYSMSAQIRQERKDYYAILETTQKGDLDITGWLLWFLGCLNRAFDGAEKILANVLRKTRFWEAHASQRLSERQRKVVNRLLEGFEGKLTSSKWAKLTQTSPDTALRDINDLVARGILIREASGGRSTSYSLADVEEIPN, encoded by the coding sequence ATGCGGAGAATATTGAGCTATATTCACAATCTAGACGGCTGGCCGAGATTTGCCTGGAGTAACGATGCTCTGGCTGGGCCGTTAGCGGCAGTCCGACATCAGCAAGGGCGCCTGCTCGGGCGGATGGAAGCGCGGGGCTTTGATTTTCGTGCTGAAGCAGTTCTGTACACGTTAACTGAAGACGTTGTGAAGTCCAGTGAGATCGAGGGCGAGTTTCTCGACAAGGAACAGGTCCGCTCCTCCATCGCCCGCCGGCTCGGCCTGGACATTGGTGCGCTCGCTCCTGCCGACCGCCACGTCGAGGGCGTCGTTGAGATGATGCTGGATGCCACCCAGAACTATGAGGCCCCACTGTCCGATGAGCGGCTGCTTGCTTGGCATGGCGCGCTATTTCCGACCGGCCGCAGCGGCATGACAAAAATCATTGTTGGTGCTTGGCGTTATGAAAATTCTGGCCCAATGCAGGTGGTCTCTGGGCCGATGGGACGTGAGAGGGTCCATTTCGAGGCGCCTGCAGCCGCACGACTTCCAGAAGAGATGGCTGCATTTCTTTCTTGGTTCAACGGGCAAGCGTCGCACGACCCGGTCCTGAAAGCAGCGATCGCGCATTTGTGGTTTGTTACCATACACCCTTTCGAGGACGGCAATGGCCGCATTGCGCGCGCTATCGCCGATATGGCGCTCGCCAGGTCAGAAGGCACCTCGCAGCGCTTCTACAGTATGTCCGCGCAGATTCGGCAAGAGAGGAAGGACTACTATGCCATCCTCGAGACGACACAGAAGGGCGATCTCGATATCACCGGCTGGCTTCTGTGGTTTCTCGGCTGCCTCAATCGTGCCTTTGACGGGGCCGAAAAAATTCTCGCCAATGTGCTCCGCAAGACGCGCTTCTGGGAAGCGCACGCCAGCCAGCGGCTTAGTGAGCGCCAGCGCAAGGTCGTCAATCGACTTCTCGAGGGCTTTGAGGGCAAATTAACGTCGTCCAAGTGGGCCAAGCTAACGCAGACCTCACCGGACACCGCCCTGCGCGACATCAACGACCTCGTGGCACGCGGGATTCTCATTCGGGAAGCAAGCGGAGGGCGGAGTACCAGCTACTCTCTGGCTGATGTCGAAGAGATTCCGAACTGA